A genomic region of Streptomyces sp. NBC_00247 contains the following coding sequences:
- the purD gene encoding phosphoribosylamine--glycine ligase: MKVLVIGGGAREHALCRSLSLDPEVTALYCAPGNAGIAEVAELRPVDALDGDAVARLATELGAGLVVVGPEAPLVAGVADAVRAVGIPCFGPSGEAAQLEGSKAFAKDVMAGAGVPTARSHVCTTADEIDHALDAFGAPYVVKDDGLAAGKGVVVTDDVDAARAHALACDRVVIEEFLDGPEVSLFAITDGTTVVPLQPAQDFKRALDGDEGPNTGGMGAYSPLPWADPKLVDEVLETVLQPTVDELRRRGTPFSGLLYAGLALTSRGVRVIEFNARFGDPETQVVLARLKTPLAGLLLASANGTLDEVPPLNWREDAAVTVVIASYNYPDTPRTGDPIDGLADVAAQDAPHAYVLHAGTKADGRTVLSAGGRVLSVTATGPDLGKARERAYAALGRIRLDGSQHRTDIARKAAEDAGA, translated from the coding sequence GTGAAGGTCCTCGTCATCGGCGGCGGCGCCCGCGAACACGCCCTGTGCCGCTCTCTTTCCCTCGACCCCGAGGTCACCGCTCTGTACTGCGCTCCCGGCAACGCCGGTATCGCGGAGGTGGCCGAACTGCGCCCGGTCGACGCGCTCGACGGCGACGCCGTCGCGCGCCTCGCCACCGAACTGGGTGCCGGGCTGGTGGTCGTCGGCCCGGAGGCGCCGCTTGTCGCCGGGGTCGCCGACGCCGTGCGCGCCGTCGGCATCCCCTGTTTCGGCCCGTCCGGTGAGGCAGCGCAGCTCGAAGGGTCCAAGGCGTTCGCCAAGGACGTGATGGCCGGGGCCGGCGTCCCGACCGCCCGGAGCCACGTCTGCACCACCGCCGACGAGATCGACCACGCGCTCGACGCCTTCGGCGCCCCGTACGTCGTCAAGGACGACGGGCTCGCCGCCGGCAAGGGCGTCGTCGTGACCGACGACGTCGATGCGGCCCGTGCCCACGCGCTCGCCTGCGACCGGGTCGTCATCGAGGAGTTCCTCGACGGTCCCGAGGTGAGCCTCTTCGCGATCACCGACGGCACCACCGTGGTGCCGCTCCAGCCCGCCCAGGACTTCAAGCGCGCCCTCGACGGCGACGAGGGCCCGAACACCGGTGGCATGGGTGCCTACTCCCCGCTGCCGTGGGCGGACCCGAAGCTGGTCGACGAGGTCCTGGAGACGGTTCTCCAGCCCACCGTCGACGAGCTGCGCCGGCGCGGTACGCCGTTCTCCGGCCTCCTTTACGCGGGCCTCGCGCTGACCTCGCGCGGCGTGCGCGTCATCGAGTTCAACGCGCGCTTCGGCGACCCCGAGACCCAGGTGGTCCTGGCCCGTCTGAAGACTCCCCTCGCGGGTCTGCTGCTCGCCTCGGCGAACGGCACGCTGGACGAGGTACCGCCGTTGAACTGGCGCGAGGACGCCGCCGTCACGGTGGTCATCGCCTCGTACAACTATCCGGACACCCCCCGCACCGGCGACCCGATCGACGGTCTCGCCGACGTGGCGGCCCAGGACGCCCCGCACGCGTACGTCCTGCACGCCGGGACCAAGGCGGACGGCCGTACGGTTCTGAGCGCGGGCGGCCGGGTCCTGTCGGTGACGGCGACCGGCCCGGACCTCGGGAAGGCCCGCGAGCGCGCTTACGCGGCCCTCGGCCGCATCCGGCTCGACGGCTCCCAGCACCGTACGGACATCGCGCGGAAGGCCGCGGAGGACGCCGGGGCCTGA
- a CDS encoding N,N-dimethylformamidase beta subunit family domain-containing protein — MGAEHSRRWESGALAHAVSDPFGQGPLPWLRGSENYLNDTGQVVPWYADPDLGRSGGGPRTADDVHRQVKGFASPGAAAPGEAIDFHITVDPPQQFYVDIYRIGHYGGDGARKITTSPRQSGIVQPPPLAADKTVSCHHWWLSWRLQIPAHWGVGAYVAVLTTVDGHRSHVPFTVRDDHPADLLLLLPDITWQAYNLYPEDGRTGASLYHAWDEKGGLLGEEEAAVTVSFDRPYAGAGLPLHVGHAYDFIRWAERYDYSLAYADARDLHAGRVDPGRYRGLVFPGHDEYWSVPMRRTAELARDTGTSLVFLSANTMYWQVSLAASPSGVPDRLLTCRKRQGPGKPALWREVDKPEQQLLGIQYAGRVPEPSPLIVRNADHWLWRGTGAGEGDEIAGLVAGEADRYYPRTALPEHEQRILLAHSPYEDSEGARRYQETSLYQAPSGALVFASGTFAWSPALDRPGHTDERIQRATANLLDRICKRD, encoded by the coding sequence ATGGGGGCGGAGCACAGTCGCCGATGGGAGTCGGGTGCCCTCGCGCACGCCGTGAGCGATCCGTTCGGGCAGGGGCCGTTGCCCTGGCTGCGCGGGAGCGAGAACTACTTGAACGACACGGGGCAGGTCGTCCCCTGGTACGCCGACCCCGATCTGGGGCGCAGTGGCGGCGGCCCGCGGACGGCCGATGACGTGCACCGACAGGTGAAGGGTTTCGCGTCGCCCGGGGCGGCGGCGCCGGGGGAGGCCATCGACTTCCACATCACGGTCGACCCGCCGCAGCAGTTCTACGTCGACATCTACCGCATCGGCCACTACGGCGGCGACGGCGCCCGGAAGATCACCACCAGTCCGCGCCAGTCGGGCATCGTGCAACCTCCCCCGCTCGCCGCCGACAAGACTGTTTCCTGCCACCATTGGTGGCTTTCCTGGCGGCTCCAGATCCCGGCCCACTGGGGGGTGGGCGCCTACGTGGCCGTGCTGACCACCGTCGACGGCCACCGTTCGCACGTTCCGTTCACCGTCCGGGACGACCACCCGGCCGATCTGCTGCTGCTGCTTCCGGACATCACCTGGCAGGCGTACAACCTCTACCCCGAGGACGGCCGGACGGGCGCCAGTCTCTACCACGCGTGGGACGAGAAGGGCGGACTGCTGGGCGAGGAAGAGGCGGCGGTCACGGTCTCCTTCGACCGCCCGTACGCGGGCGCCGGGCTGCCGCTCCACGTCGGTCACGCCTACGACTTCATCCGCTGGGCCGAGCGGTACGACTACAGCCTCGCCTACGCGGACGCCCGCGATCTGCACGCCGGCCGCGTCGACCCGGGCCGTTACCGGGGCCTGGTCTTCCCCGGCCACGACGAGTACTGGTCCGTCCCGATGCGGCGCACCGCGGAGCTGGCGCGGGACACCGGGACCTCGCTGGTCTTCCTCTCGGCCAACACCATGTACTGGCAGGTGTCCCTCGCGGCGTCCCCGTCCGGGGTGCCCGACCGCCTGCTCACCTGCCGCAAACGGCAGGGGCCGGGGAAGCCCGCGTTGTGGCGGGAGGTCGACAAACCGGAGCAGCAGCTGCTCGGCATCCAGTACGCGGGCCGGGTGCCCGAGCCCTCGCCGCTCATCGTGCGCAACGCCGACCACTGGCTCTGGCGGGGTACCGGGGCGGGGGAGGGCGACGAGATCGCCGGGCTGGTGGCGGGCGAGGCCGACCGGTACTACCCGCGTACCGCGCTGCCGGAGCACGAGCAGCGCATCCTGCTCGCGCATTCGCCGTACGAGGACTCCGAGGGAGCCCGGCGCTACCAGGAGACCTCGCTCTACCAGGCGCCTTCCGGGGCTCTCGTCTTCGCCTCCGGCACGTTCGCCTGGTCCCCGGCGCTGGACCGGCCGGGGCATACGGACGAGCGCATCCAGCGGGCCACCGCCAATCTGCTGGACCGGATCTGCAAGCGTGACTGA
- a CDS encoding phosphoribosylaminoimidazolesuccinocarboxamide synthase, with product MSGFVEKPEPVQVPGLTHLHTGKVRELYRNEAGDLVMVASDRISAYDWVLPTEIPDKGRVLTALSLWWFDQLGDLVPNHVISTEVPAGAPADWEGRTTICRSLRMVPVECVARGYLTGSGLLEYDDSRTVCGIGLPEGLVDGSELPGPIFTPATKAAVGDHDENVSYETVAHTVGTETATLLRQTTLDVYRRARDVAHGRGLILADTKFEFGFAPGADGVDELVIGDEVLTPDSSRFWPAAEWEPGHAQPSFDKQFVRDWLTSPASGWDRKSETPPPALPGEVVDATRAKYIEAYERLTGLSWK from the coding sequence GTGTCCGGTTTCGTAGAAAAGCCCGAGCCCGTTCAGGTGCCGGGCCTCACCCACCTGCACACCGGCAAGGTGCGTGAGCTGTACCGGAACGAGGCCGGCGACCTGGTGATGGTCGCCAGCGACCGCATCTCCGCGTACGACTGGGTGCTGCCGACGGAGATCCCGGACAAGGGCCGGGTGCTGACCGCGCTGTCGCTCTGGTGGTTCGACCAGCTCGGCGACCTGGTGCCCAACCACGTCATCTCCACCGAGGTGCCGGCCGGCGCCCCCGCCGACTGGGAGGGCCGCACGACGATCTGCCGTTCGCTGCGGATGGTTCCGGTCGAGTGCGTGGCGCGCGGCTATCTGACCGGCTCCGGTCTCCTCGAGTACGACGACTCGCGCACGGTCTGCGGCATCGGCCTCCCCGAGGGGCTCGTCGACGGCTCCGAGCTGCCGGGCCCGATCTTCACCCCGGCGACGAAGGCCGCGGTGGGCGACCACGACGAGAACGTCAGCTACGAGACGGTCGCGCACACGGTCGGCACGGAGACGGCCACCCTGCTGCGGCAGACGACGCTCGACGTGTACCGGCGGGCCCGGGACGTCGCGCACGGACGCGGGCTGATCCTGGCCGACACCAAGTTCGAGTTCGGCTTCGCGCCCGGTGCGGACGGTGTGGACGAGCTGGTCATCGGCGACGAGGTGCTGACCCCGGACTCCTCGCGTTTCTGGCCGGCGGCCGAGTGGGAGCCGGGCCACGCCCAGCCCTCGTTCGACAAGCAGTTCGTCCGTGACTGGCTGACCTCGCCGGCCTCCGGCTGGGACCGCAAGAGCGAGACCCCGCCGCCCGCGCTGCCGGGGGAAGTCGTGGACGCGACCCGCGCCAAGTACATCGAAGCGTACGAGCGACTCACCGGCCTCAGCTGGAAGTAG
- a CDS encoding response regulator transcription factor → MSPSPAPVRLLLADDEHLIRGALAALLALEDDFVVVAEAATGPEALAMALAHRPDVAVLDLQMPGADGVSVATSIRAGLPGCRTMIVTSHGRPGHLKRALAAGVRAFVPKTLSARRLAEIIRIVHGGNRYVDPELAADAISAGDSPLTAREAEVLELAADGAPVAEIAARASLSPGTVRNYLSSAVSKLGVENRHAAVRFARAQGWV, encoded by the coding sequence CTGTCACCGTCACCGGCACCGGTGCGTCTGCTGCTCGCCGACGACGAGCACCTGATCCGGGGTGCCCTCGCCGCGCTGCTCGCCCTGGAGGACGACTTCGTGGTGGTCGCGGAGGCCGCGACCGGGCCCGAGGCACTCGCGATGGCCCTGGCCCACCGGCCCGATGTCGCGGTCCTCGATCTCCAGATGCCGGGGGCGGACGGTGTGAGCGTGGCCACATCCATCCGGGCCGGACTGCCCGGCTGCCGCACCATGATCGTGACGAGTCACGGGCGCCCGGGGCATCTGAAGCGGGCCCTGGCCGCGGGGGTGCGCGCCTTCGTGCCCAAAACGCTCAGCGCCCGCAGGCTGGCCGAGATCATCCGGATCGTGCACGGCGGAAACCGTTACGTGGACCCGGAGTTGGCCGCCGACGCGATCTCCGCCGGGGACTCCCCGCTGACCGCCCGGGAGGCCGAGGTGCTGGAACTCGCGGCGGACGGAGCCCCCGTCGCGGAGATCGCCGCTCGGGCCTCGCTCTCGCCCGGCACGGTCCGCAACTACCTCTCCTCGGCGGTCTCCAAACTGGGTGTGGAGAACCGTCACGCGGCAGTGCGTTTCGCTCGGGCTCAGGGATGGGTATAG
- a CDS encoding sensor histidine kinase encodes MGPTTLIDGGDGTEDGERGTVIRRTKEWRRRWHGRSRLQRIDLYQRATLETMPWFFLLTWGITPLLADLRHDPLPWTLGGLFTLVCAAQCAYLHRNLRPAHRSYLGQGTFPTGRLAVPGVLLATGLGLLVALAATHGIDGGGLAMFALDLPIAFVTPYVLLVPVRTFLLHGLAYAAVGAGLFAAAGVRGGTLAGAAGAGLFSALLMLLAVRPSAWSLSVMWQAEEARDLQARLAVAEERLRFGRDMHDVLGRNLAVIALKSELAVELARRGKPSAVDQMVEVQRIAQASQQEVRDVVRGYREADLRAELHGAQAVLVAAGIDCSIEGDRASDRLTGAAGSALGWVVREATTNVLRHGDPRHCVIRLTADGGSVRLVVENDGAPDAGPSSGGSGLPGLRERLAALDGSLEAGPAGDGFFRLTATVPATSPAGRAPGPVPGRSPEHVEELVPELVEER; translated from the coding sequence ATGGGACCCACGACGCTGATCGACGGCGGCGACGGCACGGAGGACGGGGAACGGGGAACGGTGATCCGGCGTACGAAGGAGTGGCGGCGCCGCTGGCACGGGCGCAGCAGGCTGCAGCGCATCGACCTCTACCAGCGGGCGACGCTGGAGACGATGCCCTGGTTCTTCCTCCTCACCTGGGGGATCACCCCGCTCCTCGCGGACCTGCGCCACGATCCGCTGCCGTGGACGCTGGGCGGCCTGTTCACCCTGGTCTGTGCCGCGCAGTGCGCGTACCTGCACCGCAACCTCCGCCCGGCCCACCGGTCGTACCTGGGGCAGGGCACCTTCCCCACCGGCCGTCTGGCCGTCCCGGGGGTGCTGCTCGCCACCGGGCTCGGGCTGCTCGTGGCGCTGGCGGCCACGCACGGGATCGACGGTGGCGGGCTGGCGATGTTCGCCCTCGACCTGCCGATCGCCTTCGTCACCCCGTACGTCCTCCTGGTGCCGGTCCGCACCTTTCTGCTGCACGGCCTGGCATACGCGGCGGTGGGTGCCGGGCTCTTCGCTGCGGCCGGGGTGCGCGGGGGGACGCTGGCCGGAGCGGCGGGTGCCGGGCTGTTCAGCGCGCTGTTGATGCTGCTGGCGGTACGGCCCTCCGCGTGGAGCCTGAGCGTGATGTGGCAGGCGGAGGAGGCCCGGGACCTCCAGGCGCGCCTGGCTGTGGCGGAGGAACGGCTCCGGTTCGGCCGGGACATGCACGACGTGCTGGGCCGCAACCTCGCGGTGATCGCGCTGAAGAGCGAGCTCGCCGTCGAACTCGCCCGGCGCGGCAAGCCCTCGGCCGTGGACCAGATGGTCGAGGTGCAGCGGATCGCCCAGGCCTCCCAGCAGGAGGTGCGCGACGTCGTCCGCGGCTACCGGGAAGCGGATCTGCGCGCCGAACTTCACGGGGCTCAGGCGGTTTTGGTGGCGGCAGGCATCGACTGCTCGATCGAGGGGGACCGGGCGTCGGACCGGCTGACCGGCGCCGCCGGGTCGGCGCTCGGCTGGGTGGTGCGCGAGGCGACCACCAACGTGCTGCGCCACGGCGACCCGCGCCACTGCGTGATCCGGCTCACCGCGGACGGGGGCTCCGTACGACTGGTGGTGGAGAACGACGGCGCACCCGACGCGGGTCCCTCCTCAGGGGGCTCGGGGCTGCCGGGACTGCGGGAGCGGCTCGCCGCGCTCGACGGCTCGCTGGAGGCGGGGCCGGCGGGGGACGGGTTCTTCCGGCTGACCGCCACCGTGCCGGCCACCTCACCGGCCGGGCGCGCGCCGGGACCCGTGCCGGGACGCTCGCCGGAACACGTGGAGGAACTCGTGCCGGAACTCGTGGAGGAACGTTGA
- a CDS encoding ABC transporter permease encodes MTLTTKRGGGSPEHRPAGSTAGSTAGSTARERLTALARAEITLLARNRTAVFVALLMPLAMTVALKSSLERVDLGAVGTSVAGVALTGGIGAALIQVVHMNLVSTYVARREELVLKRLRTGEIRDLEILGGTALPAALLLLAQSALIVAVGGAVTGLGAPEQPALLVAGLLLGCVLLAGLAALTSAGTRTVQTAQLTTLPFFLVSGMGSGLFVPLAVLPDRLAAFCELLPLTGVMTLVRVGWLGGGSAGALVAAAVSALVWTGFAVFAGRRWFRWDPRR; translated from the coding sequence ATGACGCTCACCACGAAGCGCGGCGGCGGTTCCCCTGAGCACCGCCCGGCAGGCTCCACGGCGGGCTCCACGGCGGGCTCCACGGCGAGGGAACGGCTCACCGCCCTCGCCCGCGCCGAGATCACCTTGCTCGCGCGGAACAGGACGGCGGTCTTCGTCGCGCTGCTGATGCCCCTGGCGATGACGGTCGCCCTCAAGTCCTCCCTCGAACGGGTCGATCTCGGAGCCGTCGGAACGTCCGTGGCCGGGGTCGCCCTGACCGGCGGGATCGGCGCGGCGCTGATCCAGGTCGTCCACATGAACCTGGTCTCCACGTACGTCGCCCGGCGCGAGGAGCTGGTGCTGAAGCGGCTGCGGACCGGGGAGATCCGGGACCTGGAGATCCTGGGCGGGACGGCGCTGCCCGCCGCGCTCCTGCTGCTCGCCCAGAGCGCGCTGATCGTGGCGGTCGGCGGGGCCGTCACGGGGCTGGGGGCGCCGGAGCAACCCGCCCTGCTGGTGGCGGGGCTGCTGCTGGGCTGCGTCCTTCTGGCCGGGCTTGCCGCGCTCACCTCGGCGGGCACCCGCACGGTGCAGACGGCACAGCTCACCACCCTGCCGTTCTTCCTCGTCTCCGGGATGGGCTCGGGGCTCTTCGTCCCGCTCGCCGTCCTCCCGGACCGGCTGGCCGCGTTCTGCGAACTGCTGCCGCTGACCGGGGTGATGACCCTTGTCCGCGTCGGATGGCTGGGCGGCGGGTCCGCGGGCGCGCTCGTGGCCGCGGCGGTCTCGGCACTGGTGTGGACCGGGTTCGCCGTGTTTGCTGGACGGCGGTGGTTCCGATGGGACCCACGACGCTGA
- a CDS encoding ABC transporter ATP-binding protein: MTRDERDGEPTPSPTAVIEARAVRRVYAGGFEAVSGISFSVQRGELFALHGTNGAGKTSTVELLEGLTVPDAGTVRVLGHDPYRERAAVRSRTGVMLQEGGFPSDLTVAETVRMWAACTTGARPAGEVLELVGLAGRARVRIKQLSGGERRRLDLGLALVARPEVLFLDEPTTGLDAEGRRDTWELVRSLRNGGTTVLLTTHHLEEAEALADRLAIMHGGRIVASGTTAEVTAGRPARIRFRLPEGVTVDRLPVDRHGPGATAEGRQVEIRTRALQQSLHALLGWAAGEGVSLDGLDARSGSLEEAFLEIARTGGEVAGGGAERAGARRVREAAA, translated from the coding sequence ATGACCAGAGACGAGCGTGACGGCGAGCCAACCCCCTCCCCTACGGCGGTGATCGAGGCACGCGCGGTGCGGCGGGTGTACGCGGGCGGCTTCGAAGCGGTCTCCGGGATCTCCTTCTCCGTGCAGCGCGGCGAGCTCTTCGCGCTGCACGGCACGAACGGTGCCGGAAAGACCTCCACGGTGGAACTGCTGGAAGGGCTCACGGTGCCGGACGCCGGGACCGTACGCGTCCTCGGCCACGACCCGTACCGCGAGCGGGCCGCCGTCAGGTCCCGGACCGGGGTGATGCTCCAGGAGGGCGGCTTCCCCTCCGACCTGACGGTGGCCGAGACCGTACGGATGTGGGCCGCGTGCACCACCGGCGCCCGGCCCGCCGGGGAGGTGCTGGAGCTGGTGGGCCTGGCCGGCCGGGCCCGGGTCCGGATCAAGCAGCTCTCGGGCGGCGAGCGGCGGCGGCTCGATCTGGGGCTGGCCCTCGTCGCCCGCCCGGAGGTCCTCTTCCTGGACGAGCCGACGACCGGGCTCGACGCCGAGGGCCGACGGGACACCTGGGAGCTCGTCAGGAGTCTCCGGAACGGTGGTACGACCGTGTTGCTGACCACGCATCACCTGGAGGAGGCCGAGGCTCTCGCGGACCGGCTGGCGATCATGCACGGGGGACGGATCGTGGCTTCCGGGACGACGGCCGAGGTGACGGCCGGCCGGCCGGCCCGCATCCGGTTCCGGTTGCCCGAGGGGGTCACCGTCGACCGGCTGCCGGTGGACCGGCACGGTCCGGGAGCGACGGCGGAGGGGCGGCAGGTGGAGATCCGTACCCGCGCTCTCCAGCAATCGCTGCACGCGCTTCTCGGCTGGGCCGCCGGAGAGGGCGTGAGCCTCGACGGGCTCGATGCCCGGTCCGGGTCGCTGGAGGAGGCGTTCCTGGAGATCGCGCGCACCGGCGGCGAGGTGGCCGGCGGGGGCGCGGAGCGGGCCGGGGCGCGACGGGTGCGGGAGGCGGCGGCATGA
- a CDS encoding histone-like nucleoid-structuring protein Lsr2 — protein MAQRVVVTLSDDIDGGQAAETVTFAIDGKSYEIDLNPVNAKKLRRTLAPYMAAGRKQTNTGKRGKTPVSYHHTSLAPDPAAVRAWARSHQMAVPARGRIPKKVYEAFEQAS, from the coding sequence GTGGCGCAGCGCGTAGTGGTCACGCTCTCCGACGACATCGACGGGGGGCAGGCGGCAGAAACGGTCACTTTCGCCATCGACGGGAAGTCCTACGAGATCGACCTCAATCCCGTCAACGCGAAAAAACTGCGGAGGACCCTGGCTCCGTACATGGCAGCCGGTCGAAAGCAGACAAATACCGGGAAACGCGGCAAGACTCCCGTTTCCTACCACCACACCTCCCTCGCCCCCGACCCGGCGGCCGTCCGCGCCTGGGCGCGGTCGCACCAGATGGCGGTGCCGGCCCGGGGACGCATCCCCAAGAAGGTCTACGAGGCGTTCGAACAAGCGAGTTGA
- the purS gene encoding phosphoribosylformylglycinamidine synthase subunit PurS, with translation MARVVVDVMLKPEILDPQGQAVQRALPRLGFEGIADVRQGKRFELQVEGPVDDAALARINELAETFLANTVIEDFVVKVESEEAAK, from the coding sequence GTGGCACGCGTCGTAGTCGACGTCATGCTCAAGCCGGAGATCCTCGACCCGCAGGGACAGGCGGTGCAGCGCGCACTGCCCCGTCTCGGCTTCGAGGGAATCGCCGACGTACGCCAGGGGAAGCGTTTCGAGCTTCAGGTCGAAGGGCCGGTCGACGACGCCGCCCTGGCCCGGATCAACGAACTCGCCGAGACCTTCCTCGCGAACACCGTCATCGAGGACTTCGTCGTGAAGGTGGAGTCCGAGGAGGCCGCGAAGTGA
- the purQ gene encoding phosphoribosylformylglycinamidine synthase subunit PurQ — MTARIGVVTFPGTLDDQDALRAVRVAGAEPVSLWHRDKDLHQVDAVVLAGGFSYGDYLRAGAISRFSPVMETIIEQAKAGMPVLGICNGFQILTEAHLLPGAMLRNNHLHFICRDQKLRVENTGTAWTADYADGQEISVPLKNMDGRYTADERTLDELEAEGRVAFRYVDVNPNGSLRDIAGISNAAGNVVGLMPHPEHAVEPLIGTGGTDGLGFFTSIIKKLVNA; from the coding sequence GTGACCGCTCGTATCGGCGTCGTCACTTTCCCCGGCACCCTCGACGACCAGGACGCGCTGCGCGCGGTCCGGGTCGCGGGGGCGGAGCCCGTATCGCTGTGGCACCGCGACAAGGACCTGCACCAGGTCGACGCGGTCGTCCTCGCGGGCGGGTTCTCCTACGGCGATTACCTGCGGGCCGGAGCCATCTCCCGCTTCTCGCCGGTGATGGAGACCATCATCGAGCAGGCGAAGGCGGGCATGCCGGTCCTCGGCATCTGCAACGGCTTCCAGATCCTGACCGAGGCGCACCTGCTGCCCGGCGCGATGCTGCGCAACAACCACCTCCACTTCATCTGCCGCGACCAGAAGCTGCGGGTGGAGAACACGGGGACGGCCTGGACCGCGGACTACGCGGACGGCCAGGAGATCTCCGTACCGCTGAAGAACATGGACGGCCGGTACACCGCCGACGAGCGCACGCTCGACGAGCTGGAGGCCGAGGGCCGCGTCGCGTTCCGCTACGTCGACGTGAACCCCAACGGCTCGCTCCGTGACATCGCCGGCATCTCCAACGCCGCCGGCAACGTCGTGGGCCTCATGCCGCACCCCGAGCACGCGGTCGAGCCGCTGATCGGCACCGGCGGCACGGACGGCCTCGGTTTCTTCACCTCGATCATCAAGAAGCTGGTCAACGCATGA